A region of the Polaribacter sp. L3A8 genome:
TCTTTTTTATAACTAAATTATTTATAAATATATTATCTTGGTGGAGGCATCCTTCTATTATTTGGTGGCATTCTATCTCCGCCCCTTATTGCTTCTTTAATTATTTTATCAAACTTTTGCACTTGATCTGCAGTACAAATTTTTCTTACTTGTTTAAAAAAAGTAAAAACCTCTGCATCTTTTTTTGCTTGTAAAAGTCCAATTTTTGTAGTTAAAGAATCAATTGTAAAATTTTCTTTATTAAAGCCATCAAATAAAAGATCTTTTTGATTTTTAACTTGATCCTCTAAATTTCTCATAACATCTCTATGCGCAACATCTAAAGTTCTAAATGCTTCTTTTTGAGTTTCAGAAAAACTTAATTGAGCTGTTAAAAAATTCCTTTTTGGATTGTTATGTTGATTTTCATGCGGTTTTTTTACCAACATAAAAATTAGTACTCCATTTAATAATACTAACAAGATGATAAGAATAGGAAGTAATTTTGATTTCATAACTTTTAATTTAAAATAGAACTGCTATCTGATTGTAAAGAGTATTCTTGTGCAAATGTTTTAATATCTGAGGTAGAACTAGCACTTTGTGACGAATTGTTAAAAGCATAAAAAATAGTTCCGAAATTTAATAACAATATAACACTCAGAGTTGCCAATTGCAATTGCGGTGTAAACCAAGAAAAAACAGGTGTCTTCTCTTCCTTTTCTGCATTTAACTTTTGCAAAACCTTATGTTTAAAAAAGTGATTTACTTCAACTTTTTTAATATTATCTAATGCTTTAAAAGCATCATCTACCTGCTGATTTATGTCTTTTTTAGTTTTCATTTTTTTGTGTTCTTAAAACAATACTATTTATTTAGATGCTAGAAATTATAAAAACTTGCACTAATTTTCTGATTTATAAAAATTCTCTAATTTATCTTGCAATCCTTTCTTAGCCCTAAACATTAAAGATTCTACTGATGATAAGCTTTTACCTGTAATTTCTACAATTTCTTGGTAACTTTTATCATCAATCTTTGCCAACGTAAAAACAACTCTTTGTGCTTCTGGCAAGGTATTTATAGCCTTAAAGATGATGGCAGATTTTTCTTGGTTCTCTAATAAAATTCCTGGATGATTAACTTCTGTAAAGTAACTTGTCTTATCTATAGGTATTTCATTACCTAAAATTGTTTGCATAAACGCAAACCTTTTTTTAGTGTTCTTTTTTCTGATGAATTCTAAACACTTATTGGTAGCTATCTTGTATATCCAAGTAGATAATTTAGAATCACCTTTAAATTTATTTATCGACTTAAACACTTCTAAAAAAACTTCTTGCGCAACATCTTCTGCATCTTCTTTATTTGGAATAAAGGAAATACAGGTACCAAAAACTTTCTGCTGGTAATCATCTAAAAGTTGACTAAATGCAGCTTGTTTTCCTGCTTGTAATTCTACTATAAAAGATTCTTCGTTCAAAGGGGGGCGCTTATTAAAAAAGTAAACATACAAAAAAAGACTGCTTCTTAAAACAGTCTTTTCCAAATATATGTAATTATAATTTATTTTGTCATGGTAACAACACGTTGTGGTAAAGGTGCTTCGTAATTTGCATTACCAAGAGCTTCTACAATTTCTTGTCTTGTGTCCCAATAAACATCCCAATAGTTTTCACAATTTGCATATGGTAAAGCTAATAATTCTACACTATTAACACCTAAGTTATTTACAGCAACTCTTGGAGCACTTGCTCCTTCTTGTAATACATTTTTATCCTTTTTAAGAACATCTAAAACAATTTGTTTTGCTTTTGCAATATCCGAACCATATCTAATAGCAAACGGCATATCGATACGTAAGTTTCCTATTTTAGTTAAATTGGTTATTTTATTAGAAGTAATTGCCGAATTTGGAATAATTTCTGTTTCATTTTGAAACGTTTCTATAACCGTAACAAAAACAGAAATTTCTTTTACAAACCCAAAAGCTCCGTTTGTTTTAATTAAGTCTCCTACTTTAAAAGGTTTAAAAATAAGTAACATAATACCAGAAGCAATATGCCCCAAAGAACCATTAAAAGCTGCACCAATTGCTAAACCAACACCCGCTAATAAAGCTGCAAAAGAAGCCATCGGTAAACCTACAATACCTGCAATAGAAATAATTAATAATAGTTTTAAAATAAAACCAATAGTTGTTAGTAGAAATGGTTGTAAAGTTTCATCTAATTTTGTTTTTTCAAACGCTTTAGAGATTCCTTTCATAAGCATCCTAATAATCCAAAGTCCAATAATTAAAGCAGCAAGAGCTCCTATTAATTGAAGTCCCCAGTCTCCTAAACCTGAAGAAATTGAATTGTAAAAATTTTTTAAAGCTTCTGTTGTTGTTTCCATAATATTTTTTTTTAATTTTTTTGTTCTCAAAATTAAGACACTTTAATTTTTAAAAAGTCACTCTATAAAAATATTTGTGATAGATTTTTAAATAAGAAAATTAGAATATGTATCTTTGTAATACAATTATTTTTTATGAAATTATTATTTATAACTATAGGTTTATTAGCACTTGGCGTTGCTGGAATCGCTATTAAAATTTGGGCAAAAAAAGATGGTAAATTTGCAGGTACTTGTGCAAGTCAAAACCCAATGTTAAATAAAACAGGGGAGTCTTGTGGCTTTTGCGGAAAATCTCCTGAACAGTTTGAATCTTGTGCTGAACCACAACATAATTAATTCCTTTTTTTCTGAATGATTTTATCTGTACTCTTCTACTTATTTGTAGTCTTTACAGGAATTCAACTTACCTATTATTTTGTTTTTTCTTCATTTTTATTTGAAACTAAAAAAGATAAAAAAAAAGGTCTTGATATTCCTATTTCTGTAATTATTTGCGCAAAAAATGAAGCTGAAAATCTACAAAAATTTTTACCTTCTATTTTAAATCAAGAATATCCTAATTTCGAAGTTATTTTAATTGATGATGCCTCTTCTGATGAAACTTCAGAAATAATGTTATCATTTAAAGAGAAACACAGTAATATTAAAATTATTAGTGTAGAAAACATTGAAGCTTTTTGGGGAAATAAAAAATATGCACTTACTTTAGGTATTAAAGCTGCAAAAAACGAGCATCTATTATTTACAGATGCAGATTGCAAACCAGTATCTAAATATTGGATTTCTGAAATGTCTCAAAATTTCACTAAAGAAAAAACCATTATTTTAGGATATGGCAAATATAAAAAGGAAAAATCATTAGTAAACCTTTTTGTACGTTTCGAAACGTTGTTAACAGCCGTTCAGTATTTTAGTTACGCAAAATTAGGTGCCCCTTATATGGGGGTTGGTAGAAACTTGGCTTATCATAGATCAGAATTTTTTAATGTAAAAGGTTTTATAAACCACATGCATATTAAATCTGGAGATGATGATTTATTTATTCAAGATGCTGCTACCAAAGAAAACACCACCTTTTCAATTTCTAAAAAAAGTTTTACAGAATCATTAGCTCCAGAAAGTTTCACGGAGTGGTTTCAACAAAAAAGGAGACATATTTCTACAGCTAAACATTATAAAACGCAACACAAATTATTTTTAGGGTTGTTCTTTATTAGTAAAGTGTTCTTTTACCTTTTAGCAATTCCTTTATTTTTCTTGTATTCTTGGCAAATTATATTGCCCATATTTTTAACCTATTATTTAGTGCAATTTATTGTGATAGGCTTTTCTTCAAAAAAATTAAAAGAACCTACCATTACTTATTTCTTACCTTTTTTAGAAATAGGCTTGCTAATTTTCCAATTTTCGATATTTATCACTAATTTGTCTTCAAAACCAAATCATTGGAAATAAAGGATCCTAAACTTGAAATAAACATATCTAAAGCTAAAGGCGGCAATCAATCTGCATTTAGGTATCTATTAGATACTTTTTGGTCTGCTGTTTATAATTATCAATTAAAACGTACACAAAGCGAAAACGAGGCAGAAGATATTACAATTCAAACCTTTTCTAAAGCCTTTGATAAAATTAATACTTTTGATGAAAAATATGTTTTTAAGACTTGGTTAATTGCTATTTCTAAGAATGTTCATATCGATTTATTACGAAAAAAAAATATTTCTATCGCTGCAGATACATCTAAAGAGCAAGAAGAAAAAGCTTATTTAGTGGTTGATGAAAGCCCTACACCTGAAGACAAAATTATTACCGAACAAAATTTAGCAAAATTGTTAAGAGACATCAAACAATTAAAACCTAAATACCAAGAAGTTATTCAGTTGCGTTATTTTCAAGAATTATCTTACAAAGAAATTTCAGAACAAATTAACGAACCTATGAATAATGTAAAAGTAAAATTATTACGAGCAAAAAAATTATTAGCAGAGATCATTAAAAAATCTTAAGCTATGAAAAAATCCTTCTTACACTCTTTAGGACCAGGGTTATTATTTGCAGGCGCTGCTATAGGTGTTTCTCATTTAGTACAGTCTACTAGAGCTGGGGC
Encoded here:
- a CDS encoding Spy/CpxP family protein refolding chaperone, which produces MKSKLLPILIILLVLLNGVLIFMLVKKPHENQHNNPKRNFLTAQLSFSETQKEAFRTLDVAHRDVMRNLEDQVKNQKDLLFDGFNKENFTIDSLTTKIGLLQAKKDAEVFTFFKQVRKICTADQVQKFDKIIKEAIRGGDRMPPNNRRMPPPR
- a CDS encoding RNA polymerase sigma factor, producing the protein MNEESFIVELQAGKQAAFSQLLDDYQQKVFGTCISFIPNKEDAEDVAQEVFLEVFKSINKFKGDSKLSTWIYKIATNKCLEFIRKKNTKKRFAFMQTILGNEIPIDKTSYFTEVNHPGILLENQEKSAIIFKAINTLPEAQRVVFTLAKIDDKSYQEIVEITGKSLSSVESLMFRAKKGLQDKLENFYKSEN
- a CDS encoding mechanosensitive ion channel family protein yields the protein METTTEALKNFYNSISSGLGDWGLQLIGALAALIIGLWIIRMLMKGISKAFEKTKLDETLQPFLLTTIGFILKLLLIISIAGIVGLPMASFAALLAGVGLAIGAAFNGSLGHIASGIMLLIFKPFKVGDLIKTNGAFGFVKEISVFVTVIETFQNETEIIPNSAITSNKITNLTKIGNLRIDMPFAIRYGSDIAKAKQIVLDVLKKDKNVLQEGASAPRVAVNNLGVNSVELLALPYANCENYWDVYWDTRQEIVEALGNANYEAPLPQRVVTMTK
- a CDS encoding membrane or secreted protein; its protein translation is MKLLFITIGLLALGVAGIAIKIWAKKDGKFAGTCASQNPMLNKTGESCGFCGKSPEQFESCAEPQHN
- a CDS encoding glycosyltransferase, producing the protein MILSVLFYLFVVFTGIQLTYYFVFSSFLFETKKDKKKGLDIPISVIICAKNEAENLQKFLPSILNQEYPNFEVILIDDASSDETSEIMLSFKEKHSNIKIISVENIEAFWGNKKYALTLGIKAAKNEHLLFTDADCKPVSKYWISEMSQNFTKEKTIILGYGKYKKEKSLVNLFVRFETLLTAVQYFSYAKLGAPYMGVGRNLAYHRSEFFNVKGFINHMHIKSGDDDLFIQDAATKENTTFSISKKSFTESLAPESFTEWFQQKRRHISTAKHYKTQHKLFLGLFFISKVFFYLLAIPLFFLYSWQIILPIFLTYYLVQFIVIGFSSKKLKEPTITYFLPFLEIGLLIFQFSIFITNLSSKPNHWK
- a CDS encoding RNA polymerase sigma factor translates to MEIKDPKLEINISKAKGGNQSAFRYLLDTFWSAVYNYQLKRTQSENEAEDITIQTFSKAFDKINTFDEKYVFKTWLIAISKNVHIDLLRKKNISIAADTSKEQEEKAYLVVDESPTPEDKIITEQNLAKLLRDIKQLKPKYQEVIQLRYFQELSYKEISEQINEPMNNVKVKLLRAKKLLAEIIKKS